A window of Paraburkholderia megapolitana genomic DNA:
GCACGTCGTGCACGAAGGCAAATCCGACGATGGCCTCGATGCTTTCATGTTCGTGCTCACCGGCAACGGTCTCGACTTGCAGTATGCGAGCGCACGTCTCGAACTGGCGGTGCTCGATGCACAACAACCCGAGGTGCTGCTGCTCGAAGGCGACCGGATGGGCGTCGGCTACAGCGACACCCCCGATGACTTTGCCTTCACCACGCGCCGCCATACGTTGCAGACCGGCTACCGCGCGTTCGTCACGACCGACGGCATCATCGATCAGGTCGGCGGCCCGAAACAGATCGCGCACGGCCGCAAGCGTCTGTACAAGCTGTTTGCCGACCACCGCGACGAGCGTCCTCAGCAGTTCGGCGACACGCTGCTTGCAAGCTTCGCCGAATGGCAAGGCCAGCAACATCGGCGCGACGACGTGTGTTTCTTCGCTTTCACGAACGAGGCATAACGATGGATTTCCGCGCGTTCGAAAGCTTTCGCGATGCAGCCGGCGACGCCGGTCTCGTGTACTACTACGCCGGCCACTTCGATGAAGAAGTGCGGCGTTCGCTGTCGGCCAATCTGAAGAGTCGGCTTGAACTGGAAAGTGTGGGCGGTGCCGCCAAGCGCAAGCTGTTTTCGACTTTCATGGAAATGGCGCAGAACGTGCTGCACTACGGCGGCTGCGTCGAAACGCCTAGCGATACCGAGGCACGACCGGGCGCCATCGCAGTAGGCCGCGACGCAACGTCGTACTGGATCGTGTGCGGCAACCTGGTGCCGGTCGAGCACGTTGCACGCATCGCCGGCAGGCTCGACCAGCTGAAGCAGATGTCGCTCGACGAGATCAAGGCCGCCTATCGCGAGCAACTCGCCAACGACGACCACGCGAACACCGACACGATCAGCAAAGGCGCCGGTCTCGGCCTGCTGACGATCGCACGCGACAGCATCCAGCCGGTCGAGTACGCGTTTTACGACGACGAAGCGTCGGCTGGACGCTTCTCGCGTTTTTATATCAAGGCTTTTGTCTAACCCCGAGGCTGCATCATGACGCCGATCAAACTTCCCCGTACCGACTTCACCCCGGAGATCGAGTTTTCCCCCGCTGACCAGCGTCTTTCGGTCGAAGGAGAATGTCACCCGGAAAATCCGAATACTTTCTTCGGTCCGATCCTGCAACTGATCGGCCAGTACCTGCAGACCGCGCAACCGCCGCATTTCGTCATGCGTGTGCGTCTGACGTATATCAACAGCGCGTCGACGAAAGCGATGCGGCAGCTCTTCATGGTACTGAGCGATGCCTCGAAGCGCGGCTGCAATGTCGACATCGACTGGGAGTTCGATCCGGATGACGACGCGATCCAGGAACTCGGTCAGGATCTGCTCTACGGAATCGGCGCGACCCACGTGGTGTTCAACGAAGTGCTGATCGAGACGTAACGCGCCGGTGCTCAGGCAGCGTACGCGAATCGTGTATTACACCGCGACTGCGCCGACGTAGTTCTCCGCCATCGCGGTGGCCGCGGCGCGCGAGGTCGTCACGTGTTCGAGTTCGGCGATCTGCAACTGCTGCTCGAACGGCGAGGCATCGTCGAGGCGGTGCATCATCCGCGTCATCCAGTATGAGAAGTGCTCCGCGCGCCAGATCCGCTTGAGCGCAGTCGCGCTGTACGTATCGAGCAGATCGATGCGGCCTTCCTTGTAGAACGAATCGAGCGCTTGCGTCAGCACGCGGACGTCGGCCACCGCGAGGTTCAGCCCCTTCGCGCCGGTCGGCGGCACGATATGCGCGGCATCGCCGGCGAGGAACAGCCGCCCGTGCCGCATCGTTGTCGACACGAAGCTGCGCATCCCGACGATATTCTTCTGGAAGATCTTTCCCTCCACCACATGCTCGCCTTCAGTCGAATCGACGCGGGCATGCAGCTCGGCCCAGATGCGATCGTCTGACCAAAGCTCGACCGTATCCTTCGGATCGCACTGGAAGTACATGCGCTGCACGTTCGGCGAGCGCGTGCTGACAAGTGCGAAGCCGCGCTCGTGCCGCGCGTAGATCAGCTCATGTGACGAAGGAGGCGCCTCGACGAGAATGCCGAACCAGCCGAACGGATACACACGCTCGTAGTCGCGTCGCAGTGCCCGGGGAATCGAGTTGCGCGATACACCCTGCGAACCGTCGCAACCGATTACATAGTCGCAATGCAGTTCGTGCGGTTCGCCTTCGTGGTGAAAGCGGATCGATGGTGTCGTCGTGTCGATACCATGCAACGAGGTCTGCGAGACGTTGAACAGCACAGTCCCGTTTGCCTCGATGCGCGCGGCAACGAGGTCTTTCAGCACTTCGTGCTGTGCATAAACGGTAATGGAATGACCCGTGAGCCCAGTGAGATCGATCCGCCGACGCTTGCCTTCGAACGCGAGTTCGAAGCCGTGATGCTGCGCTCCTTCGCTCTTCATCCGCGTACCGACGCCCGCTTCGGTGAGCAGGTCCGTCGTGCCCTGTTCGAGCACGCCGGCGCGTATCGTCGATTCGATCTGTTCGCGGCCGCGCGCCTCCAGCACCACCGATTCGATACCGCGTAGATGAAGCAGATGGGAAAGCAGCAGGCCCGCGGGCCCCGCGCCGATGATGCCAACCTGAGTGCGCACTGGAAAGTCTCCTGATCGGGGATTCGTTTGCGCAAGTGTGGCGGGGAACAGCGGTATCGCACAACGCGATATGGTGGATATGTACTATCTCGATATCGAATAGCCGCAGTCGTTGCTGCGCGACCGAGAGAAGAGGAAATCCCGTTAATTCACAGGACCTTACAGTCAGGCGTTCTTATTGCGAACGAACCGCCCGCTGTGTTTAAATCGTTGACCATAAGTTTTACCGTCCCGGGGAAGTCTCCATGCATTACCTGATTCGCGTGATATCCGCAGCACTGATTTTTGCCACCTCATACGGCGCTGTACAAGCCGCCAACACCGCAAAACCTGCCGATTTCCAGCCCAACATCACGATCCTCGTCGACGACACCGTCTACAACGTCAACGCAGACGGCACCTACACGAAAGACATCACCGAGAGCTTTCGCATCAATACGGACCAGGGCGTCCAGCAACGCGGACAGGTATCGCTGCGCTACAGCACGTCGCTCGAAGAACTGAACATCGAGCAGGCGTACACGACCACCCAGGACGGCCGCCGCATCGACGTCACGCCGGACAAGATTCTCGAGCAGCAAAGCGCGGAAGGCGCCCAGGCGCCGATGTTCGACGACAACAAGGTCAAAGTCGTGGTCTTCCCGAGCGTCGCAATCGGCACGACGCTCACGCTGCGTTATAAAAGCACGCAGAAAAAGCCCATGTTTCCGGGGCAATTCTCGACTCTTGAGTATTACGGCGTCGGGACGCCCAGAGAGTCAATGCATCTGACAATCCGCGCGCCGGCTTCGATGAAACTGTATGTCGATGCAATCGATCTCGGCGGTGGCCGCGCTACTGCGGACAAACCGGATACGCAGCTCTGGAAATGGTCGCTGACGAATCGTCCGGCGCGGCCGCCCGAACTGGGCTCGGTCAGCAGCGTCGACTACAGCCCGCGCGTGGCGGTGAGCACATTCCCGAATTTCGCAACTGCCGGTGCGGCCTATCTCGATCGGGCAGCGCCGAAGGCTGCGGTGACACCGGCTGTCCAGGCGCTCGCGGACAAGCTCACCCAGGGCGTCACGGACCCGCGGCAACAAGCCGAGATCCTTTATAACTGGGTCAGCACGAACATTCGTTATGTGGCGATCTATCTTGGCTTCGGCGGTGTCGTGCCGCACGATGCCGGCGCGATTCTCGACGCGGCATACGGCGACTGCAAGGACCACGTGACCTTGCTCGAAGCGCTGCTCGCGGCGAAGGGCATCAAGAGCGCGCCCGTACTGGTCAACGCGTACGACAGCTACTGGGTGCCGAAAGCCGCCATGCCGGTTGGCGTGTTCAATCACGCAATCACCTACCTGCCCGCCTTCAATCTGTTTGTCGATTCGACTGCGGGGCTCGCGCGTTTCGGCACACTACCCGATTCCGAACTCGGCAAACCCGCCCTGGTGACCGACGACGGCAGCGGCACCGCGCGTCTCGTGACGCTGCCCGTCGCCAACCCTGACAGCGCCCGCGTGAAGGTCACGACGCAACTCACGATCGATCGCACAGGCAACGTGCTCGGCACCAGTCAGATCGACAATCAGGGCGCCTTCGATCTGCTGTCGCGACAACTCTTCTCGTCCATTCGTCCTGGCCTTGAAACGCAGATTGCCGCACGGGTCCTGACGATGACCGGTCAGGACGGCACGGGCGGCTACACCCACGGCGAGGTACGCGACCTGACGAAGCCGTTCAATTACGAAACGCGGTTTACGTTGCCCGATTACGCGCTGTTCCCCGGACCAGGCGCGATCCAGGTACCGGCGGGGCTGGGTAGCTTCAGCAACATCAGCTCGACGTTCGAGCAGACTTCTCAGGACAAGCGCGAATACGCGATGCCCATGGCTGGGCGACATGTGACGGAGACGACAACCATTACGCTGCCGGACGGTGTCAAGATTCCCGTCTTGCCCAAACCGGCCAACATCGCCTCGCAATGGGGAACGTATACGTCGGCGTACCAAGTCGACGGCCAGACCATCACCGTGACGCGCAATCTGGATATCACCTTGCCCGGTGGACTGATCGAGCCCGATCAATATCCGGAGTTCAGAAAGATGGGACGCGCAGTGAAGCGCGATCTGCGAACCCAGCTGGTTTACTACTAGGCAAACCCGCCTTCGATTAAAGGAAGCGTCCATGCCCGGCGAGCGCACCCCGGCTTCGATGAAGCCGGACCTCGCTCGCATCGCCGCCCACGGTAAAGGCGGCGTAACACCCGGGCACAGCTTGTGGCTGTGGCGAACCGCCGCCGCAGGTAAGCGGCCTGCGAAGCGTTTCCGGGCACGGAAGCGTGATGTAAATATACCCAGCTTCCGCCTGTAAGGGCTTCCTGTTTTCCGCCAGACATCAGTGTTTTGCAGAAGCTTCTTCCGGTATCATCGTCATTAAATTGATAATGTTCCGGAGCCTCCATGACCTCGCGTAATCGCCCGCTCGACCCGCAGGATCTCAAGATCATGCGCGAGCTGCAAACCAATGCGCGCGTCAGCAATGCCGATCTCGCCGAGCGCGTCGGCATGTCGACCACCGCGTGCTGGAACCGGACGCGGCAACTGGAAAGCGATGGTTATATCCGCGGTTATGTCGCGCTGCTCGACCACCAGAAGCTCGGGCTCGCCGATATCGTGCTCCTCGAAGTCACGCTCGATCGTCACGACGACAATGCGCTCGCGCGCTTCGGCGCGGAACTGGCCGAGCTGCCCGAAGTGCTGGAGGCGTACCTGGTATCGGGCGAATACGACTATCTGGTGAAAGTCGCGGTGGACGGCACCGCGGGGTACGAGCGTTTTCTACGCGAGAAGCTCTACAAGATCGCCGGTATTCGCCACAGCCGCTCGATGTTCACCCTGCGCTGCATGAAGAGCATCCCGTCCGTGCAGGTTTAAGTCCGCTTACTACTGCGCAGGCGGCTTCACCAGCGGACACGCACTTTCGGCAAGCGGTCGGAACGCCTTGTCGGCGGGAATCGTCGCCTTGATGGTGTAGTAATCCCAGGGGTATTTCGACTCGGACGGCTTCTTCACCTGCACGAGGTACATGTCGTGCACCATACGGCCGTCTTCGCGAATCCGGCCGTTCTTCGCGAAGAAATCGTTGATCGGCAGTTCCTTCATCTTCTTCATGACGGCAGCGGTATCGTCGGTGCCGGCCGCCTTCACCGCGTTCAGATAATGCATCGTCGACGAGTAGTCGCCAGCCTCGATCTGGGTCGGCATCTTCTTCGTGCGCGCATAGATCCGCTTGGCCCACGCACGGGTTTCGTCGTTGCGATCCCAGTAGAACGCCGTAGAGAATTGCAGACCCTGCGCGGTCTGCAAGCCGAGCGCGTGAATATCCGACAGAAACACCAGCAACCCGGCCAGTTGCTGTTTGCCGCCACGTGTAACGCCGAATTCATTTGCGCTCTTGACCGCGTTGATGAAATCGCCGCCGGCGTTTGCGAGGCCGATTACTTTCGCGCCCGAGCTCTGCGCCTGCAGCATATACGACGAGAAATCAGAAGCGTTCAGCGGAGCGCGCACCGTGCCGATCACCTTGCCGCCGTCGGCCTTGATGGCCTCCGAGGTGTCCTTCACGAGTGCCTGGCCGAACGCGTAGTCGGCGGCGAGAAAGAACCAGCTGTCGCCGCCCTGCTTCGCCATTGCATCGCCGGTTGCATGGCCTAGCGCGTACGTGTCGTAGACGTAGTGAATACTGACCGGCGAACACTTCGCTCCGGTGATGTCCGAGCTCGCCGGCCCGGTGGCAATAACAATCTTGTTCTTCTGCTTCGCGATGTCAATGACCGCGAACGCAGCACCCGACGAAGCGAGGTCGGTGATCATGTCGACGTGCTGCACGTCGAACCACTCGCGAGCGCGTGTCGCTGCGATGTCGGCCTTGTTCTGGTGATCGGCGGCGACTACTTCGACCTTGATGCCGGGGTTCGCCTTCATGAAGTCTTCCGCGGCCATGCGCACCGCCTCGACTGCGCTCTGTCCAGCCACCGATGCATACACGCTCGACAGATCGGTCAGCACGCCGATCTTCACAACGCCGTCCGACAGCTGCGGAGTCTGCGCATGCGCGGGCAGCGAAGCGAGCGCCATGGCGGCGGTGGCGAATGCCGCAAGCGTTCGGGCTGTTCGACGTGTTCTAGCGGTCATGTGCATGGTCTCCTTAATGGTTTCATTTTTGCCGGCGCGCTCGGGCGCCTGGCTTATTGCTAGCGGCTAACGGTTCCACGGCGACGTCGCATACGCATCGCGCAGCCGCCGCTTCGCGATCTTGCCGTTGTCGTCGCGCGGCAGATGCGCGACGAACGCAATCTCGCGAGGGATCTTGTAGCCCGCAATCAGCGGACGCAAAAAGTCGATCAACGCTTCCGCCGAAAGACCGCTCGCAGCCGCATCGCATTCGATCGCCGCGACGAGCCGCTCGCCATACTCGGCATCGGGCACACCGAACACCGCGACGTCGCCGAGCGCCGGATGCCGCGCAAGCGCATTCTCGATTTCAACCGGATAGATATTGACGCCACCCGAGATGACCATGTCCGACGCACGGTCGCAGACGTACAGATAGCCGTCGGCGTCGAGATAGCCCATGTCGCCGAGCGTGACGAGCCCGTCGCGCTCGATCCGCTCGCGCGCCGCGTGGTTGTTGCGGTAAGTGAAGTCCGGATAGGCGGGCTGGCGCGCATAGATCAAGCCGATTTCGCCGACATCGCACGATTCGCCCGACTCGCGGCGAATCCGCACCTGCGCGTCACCGACCGGGCGCCCAGCGCTGCCTGGGCGTGCCAGTGCATCGCGCGAATCGATCACAGTGACCATCCCAACTTCGCTCGACGCATAGGTCTCGTAGACGATCGGGCCGAGCCATTCGATCATCGCGCGCTTCACATCCGGCGAGCACGGTGCGCCCGTAGATGCGATGAAGCGCAGCGACGACAGATCGTAACGCGCACGTTCAGCGGCGGACAGCTTCAGCAGACGCACATACATGATCGGCACGAGATAAAGCGTGTCGATCCGGTGGCGCTCGATCAACTCCAGTACACGCAACGCATCGAAGCGCGGCATCAGCACCAGCAGCGCGGCGGTTTGCATCGCGCTGCGTGCGAATAGCGTCGGCGCGCTGTGATACAGCGGCGCGGGTAACAATACGCGGCAACCGGGCACGATCCCAAAGGTGCTCGCGATCACCGTTTGCGACTGTTGATCGCGTGCCTGCAATTGATCGAGCGGCACCGCATCGCGCACGACGCCTTTCGGCCGGCCGGTCGTGCCCGACGTGTACACGAGATGTCCGCGCGGTGCGACGGTCGGCCCGTCGTAAGGCGCCTGGCTGGCAAGCCAGCTTTCGTAGCGCAGCGCGGCTTCGCTGCGCACCGGTACGTAATGACCGGAGACCGGATTCGCATCGACGGCGAGCAACAGCGTGTCTCGCGGCACCACGTGCAGACACGCTGCTAGCAGCTCGGCATCGGCGATCAATACCTTCGCAGCGGAATCGACCAGCAGGTATTCGATCTCCGCAGGCGTGAAGTGCCAGTTGATCGGGCAGTACATGCAGCCCGCTATGCGGCACGCCTGGATCACGTCGAGATATTCAGGGAGATTGCCCATCAGGACCGCGACCGTGTCGCCTTCGCGGATGCCGAGCCGGTACAGGCCGCCCGCCAGACGCTGGCCGCGCGCGAGCAGTTCGTCGCCGGGCCGCAGGCGGTCTTCGAAGATCAGATCAGCGGGCATGGGCGGTCACCCTTGACAGACTGCGGGAGCACAGCGGCGTATGGAAGCGTGGTATCGGCATAGGCGTCTCCATCGTGGATCGTTCGGTTCGGGGCTTGCCCCGTCACGCGTGTCGACGACTATGCTTGACTATCGGTCTTGCGACAATCCCGTTGATTCCCCTGGTTAGCCGGGTTAGTCAGGTTTATCGATCAGCGTGCGCCGCTTCCAGCTGCTACGTCCGACGCGTCGCCCCATTACGTGCGATTTGCATCGCTTCGAGCAGCGTCGCGTGGTCGCCGATGTGATTCGCCAGCAGCAGGATCAACTGCGCATTCGTCGACTGGCTTTGGGCATCGTCCAGATCGCGATGCATGTCGATCAGCGCTTCGTAGAAATCGTCGGGGCGCGCGAGATTTGGTTCGGTGTTGAGCGGCATACTTGTCCTCTCCTTGTGTGCTACTGCGCGCTGTTCTCTAGACAAAGCGCGCGTCCGAGTGCCTCTTCGATGCGGCGTGCGTCGATATTTCTCCAGCGTGCGCAGACATGCTGGTCGGGCCGCACCAGGTAGAACGCGCCAGCTGTTGCGTCGTAACGCGCCGCCGCGAGTCCTTCGCTATCGATCGCCACGGTTGCGTAAGGAAAGCGGCGCGTGAGTGTCGTAGCGAGATCGTGTGAGTCCGCGCTCACGATCAGCACGAACCGTAAAGGCACGCTCGCATTCGCGAGCGCCTGCAAGACATTTTGCGTGTCGTCGTCGATACCGTCCGCACCGCAGAACAGCAACCCGGTGAACTGCTGGCCTAGTTGCGGTAACAACCACGCCGGCTGTCCAGCGTGCTCGAGCGGCGCATCGCAACACGCGGCGCCCGGCACCATCCGACCATCGAAAGCGTCGCTGTCCGGTGTGTTGAGTATGGAATCGCCCAGCACCGTCGGCACCGACAACCGCCCGCTATTGACAAGCTGCCGCGCAAACACATGCTCGCCTGCAAGCGTCAGCACGGCATCGCGAAACACGCGGCTGACCGCACTCTTCGGCGTGATGAAATCGGTCGAGTGCGTGGAATGGCGGATATTCTCGTCGGCTGCGTATTCGCGCTCGGCCGCATAGCTGTCGAGCAGCGCATCGGGCGCACGGCCAGTCACCACCATCGCGAGCTTCCACGCAAGATTCTCCGCGTCCTGCACACCGCTGTTCGCGCCGCGCGCGCCGAACGGCGACACACCGTGCGCGGCATCGCCGGCGAACAGCACGATGCCGTGACGAAAGCGTTCCATCCGCAGACACGAGAATGTGTACACACTGACCCACTGCAGTTCGAATTTCGCGTCCGCGCCGAGCAGCGCGCGCACGCGAGGAATCACACGCTCGGGGGTTTTCTCGAGCACAGGGTCCGCGTCCCAGCCCAGTTGAAAGTCGATCCGCCACACGTTGTCGGGCTGACGATGCAACAGCACCGACTGGTTCGGATGAAACGGCGGATCGAACCAGAACCAGCGCTCGGTTGGAAAATCCGCTTCCATTTTCACGTCGGCGATCAGAAAGCGGTCCTTGAACGTGCGTCCGCGGCTGTCGAGTCCCATCAGTGCGCGCAACGGGCTACGCGAGCCGTCGGCCGCGACGACATAGCGACCTCGCAGCGCATACGGACCATCGGGTGTGTCGACTGTCAGCGTCACGCTGGCATCCGGCGCACCGGGCGCGCCTGCCTGCTGCAAACCGGTCACGCGATTTTTCCAGCGGATTTCAAGGTTCGGCAGTTCGCTCGCGCGCTCGAGCAGATAGCCTTCGACGTAGTACTGCTGCAAGTTAATGAACGCAGGCCGGTGATGACCGCTTTCCGGCAGCAGATTGAACGTGTAGACGAGATCGTCGCGCAGGAACACCTTGCCGACGTTCCAGCTCACGCCCTTGTCGACCATGCGCTGGCCGCAGCCGAGCCGGTCGAAGATATCGAGCGTGCGTTTCGCGAAGCAGATCGCGCGCGAACCTGTAGACAGCGTGCAGTCGTCGTCCACCAGCACGACCGGCACGCCCTGCTGCGCAATATCGATTGCGGTTGCGAGGCCCACCGGCCCCGCGCCAACCACGATCACCGGATGCACGCTCGCCTCATCCACGCCGTGCCGCTGCTCGCGGCACGGCCGGTAGTCGAACGACAGCGCCTGGTAGTCGATGCTCATTTACAGTGTCTCCATCCGTCTCCCGCGCGCCTTCTCGGCGCTGCGCATTGCCTAGCCCTGCAGAGCGCTCCACATGTCCTTGTCGCGCTGCGCGGTCCAGATGCGCGGATGTTTGATACCGCTCGCTTCGTCAAACGCGCGCGACACATCGAACGGCAGACAGTGTTCGTAGATGAAGACCTGGCCGAACTTCGGATCCATTGCCTTGCGCGTATGCGCCATCGCCGCCTTCAGATCGAGCTGTTGCTCGACCGCTTCGCGGCCGCTTTGCAGCAGCGTCGTGACGAAATCCTTCGTGTAATCGATACCCTTGTGAACGTCCTGCGGCGTAGTCAGCGCGGGGCCGCGGCCCGGCACGAGCTTGTCCGCACCGAGTGCGCGCAGCGCTTCGAGCGTGGCAGGCCACTGTTCGAGCTGCGCGTCGCCGCAGTAGCACGCAGCGTCGTACTCGACGAGATCGCCCGAGAACAGCACCTTCTGCGACGGCAACCAGACGATCGTGTCGCCCTTCGTATGACCGGCGCCCAGGTGCTCGATGCGCACTTCCAGCTTGCCGAGAAACAGCGTGATCTCGCGTTCGAACACGAGGGTCGGCCACGTCAAACCCGGCACCGTTTCGACACCCGCGAACAGACGCGGAAAGCGCTCGATTTCCGACTTCATGTCCGCTTCGCCACGCTCGACGATCATTTCGTAGGTGCCGCGACTCGCGATCACCTGCTGCGCGCCCTCGGCGAAATATGCCGATGCGCCCAGCACGCGCACCGCGTGGTAGTGCGACAGCACGACGTACTTGATCGGTTTGTCGGTGACGGTGCGGATCCTTGCGATCAGGTCCTGCGCCATCGCGGGCGTCGCGGTCGTATCGACGATCAGCACACCATCGTCGCCGACGATCACGCCCGAGTTCGGATCGCCCTCGGCCGTATAGGCGTAGGCGTTCTCGGACAGTTGTGTGAACGTGATTTTCTTTTCCTCGAGATCGGCCTGCGATGCAAATGCTTTTGTCATGTCTGCCTCCAGTGGAACTGTGACGGGCGGGACGAGACGATGTGGCCGGTGGAACGGCAGGCAAGCGGCCTGCGGCATGGCGGGGAGTGTCTCGCCCCGCATTGATTGTTTGCTGCTCGGATAGCGGGGTGAAGCCATCTTAGGGCGGCCCAAGATTATTTGTCAATAGCGAAATGTATCGCTATATACAAATCTTAAGCGGCGTACGATGATGGTCAGGAAGCCGGTCGGCTTCGGCTAACATGGGCGTTTTTTCGAACGGCTGGATGTATGGGCACAGCGGTGGGTACAGCAGTGGGCACAGCGACGAGACAGATGACGCAACGTACAGACAAAGCAGCAGCTACTGCACAGAAACCGCAGCGCGGCATCCAGAGCGTGGAAGTCGGCGGCCGGTTACTTGCCGCGCTGGCGCACGCCCGCGCGCCGCTCGCGCTGTCCGATCTCGCCGCGAGCGCGGCGCTCCCGCCGGGTCAGGCGCATGCGTACGCCGTCAGTCTCGCGCGGCTCGGGCTCATCAAGCGCGACGCCGTATCGGGGCGCTACGAACCCGGGCCGCTGGCGTTGCGGCTCGGTCTGCTGCATCTCGAACGGCAACCGGCGTTTCGCGTCGCGGTGCCGCGTGTCGCAGCGCTCGCCGAAGCAGTCGGTTTTAGCATCGCGATCTGCATCGCGGGGCCGCAAGGCCCGACGATCGTTCGCTACGAACACGCAGGGTTTCCGTTGCACGTGAACCTGCATGTAGGCACCGTGATGTCGCTGACGACCACATCGACGGGACGCGTGTTCTGCGCCTGGCTGCCGCCATCCAAACTACACGCGATGCTGGCAAACCAGACCGGGCTCACCGATTACCCGGTTCCCACCGCAGAACGCGATGCGTTCGACGCAACGCTCGCAGCGATCCGCCGGCGCGGTATCGAGCGCGGCATCGATGCGCCGAGCCCAGGTATCAGCAGCCTGAGCGCGCCTGTCTGCGACGCCGCCGGTTGCCTGCAACTTGCATTGACCGCCATCGGCCCCACCGGCGCAATCGACGTCACATGGAACGGCGCGCTTGCTCGCGCGTTGCTCGACACCACGCGGGCGATCGGCGCGGATCTCGCCGCGCTATCACTATCGCCGACGCTGGAGGCGACGCCATGACGACCGAAACGCTCGACCCATCCGCCGCCGATACCAAACCGCAGCGCGGTATCCAGTCGCTCGACAGCACCGGCGAACTGCTCGCCGCGCTTGTTGCAGCAGGTGTCCCGCTCACGCTACGCGATCTCGCGGCGGCCGCCGGGATGCCGCCGGCGAAGGCCTTCCCGCACCTCGTGAGCCTGCAGAAGATCGGCTTGCTGAGTCGTGACGCCGACGGTTGCTTCGCAGCCGGCCCGCTTGCGCTCGAACTCGGGCTGATCGGCCTGCAACGTCTGTCGCCAACCCGCGAAGCCGAGGCCGAAGTCGTCGAACTCGCGGCGTCGACTGACATGAGCGTCGCCATGGCCGTGCTCGGGCCGCTCGGGCCGACCGTCGTGCGGCTCGAAGAATCGCCGCGACCGCTACACGTGAGCCTGCGGGTCGGCACCGTGATGTCGCTCGTCAACACCGCGATCGGCCGCGTGTTCGCCGCTTACATTGCCGACGACGTGCGGCGCGATCTGCTTGGGCAAGATGGTTTGCGGCTGGCCGGCGCCGAACCCGCGGAGATCTTCGCGCAATCATCGTCCACGCGCGGCGCAGCCGCGGCGCGCCTCCAGCCCGGCTATCTGCAACGGCTTGCGCAGATCCGTGCGAACGGCATCGACACCGCGTTGAACAAGCCGATCCCCGGCATCAATACGCTGGCCGCGCCGGTGTTCGATCACACCGGCAGCATCTGTGTGGTGATCGCCGTAATGGGGCCGGCGGGTAGTTTCGATAGCGATACGGCGGGGCATCCTGCGTTGACGCTGCTTGCCGCGACTCAACGTCTGTCGCACCGGTTTGGTTATATGGCGGTACCGGCCGGTAGCTAGCGAGGCCGAACAAGACAAGACCCACAACTTCGACGAAGAGAAAGAGACCCACACATGAGCGATC
This region includes:
- a CDS encoding SiaB family protein kinase, with product MDFRAFESFRDAAGDAGLVYYYAGHFDEEVRRSLSANLKSRLELESVGGAAKRKLFSTFMEMAQNVLHYGGCVETPSDTEARPGAIAVGRDATSYWIVCGNLVPVEHVARIAGRLDQLKQMSLDEIKAAYREQLANDDHANTDTISKGAGLGLLTIARDSIQPVEYAFYDDEASAGRFSRFYIKAFV
- a CDS encoding DUF1987 domain-containing protein — its product is MTPIKLPRTDFTPEIEFSPADQRLSVEGECHPENPNTFFGPILQLIGQYLQTAQPPHFVMRVRLTYINSASTKAMRQLFMVLSDASKRGCNVDIDWEFDPDDDAIQELGQDLLYGIGATHVVFNEVLIET
- a CDS encoding 4-hydroxybenzoate 3-monooxygenase, which encodes MRTQVGIIGAGPAGLLLSHLLHLRGIESVVLEARGREQIESTIRAGVLEQGTTDLLTEAGVGTRMKSEGAQHHGFELAFEGKRRRIDLTGLTGHSITVYAQHEVLKDLVAARIEANGTVLFNVSQTSLHGIDTTTPSIRFHHEGEPHELHCDYVIGCDGSQGVSRNSIPRALRRDYERVYPFGWFGILVEAPPSSHELIYARHERGFALVSTRSPNVQRMYFQCDPKDTVELWSDDRIWAELHARVDSTEGEHVVEGKIFQKNIVGMRSFVSTTMRHGRLFLAGDAAHIVPPTGAKGLNLAVADVRVLTQALDSFYKEGRIDLLDTYSATALKRIWRAEHFSYWMTRMMHRLDDASPFEQQLQIAELEHVTTSRAAATAMAENYVGAVAV
- a CDS encoding DUF3857 domain-containing protein: MHYLIRVISAALIFATSYGAVQAANTAKPADFQPNITILVDDTVYNVNADGTYTKDITESFRINTDQGVQQRGQVSLRYSTSLEELNIEQAYTTTQDGRRIDVTPDKILEQQSAEGAQAPMFDDNKVKVVVFPSVAIGTTLTLRYKSTQKKPMFPGQFSTLEYYGVGTPRESMHLTIRAPASMKLYVDAIDLGGGRATADKPDTQLWKWSLTNRPARPPELGSVSSVDYSPRVAVSTFPNFATAGAAYLDRAAPKAAVTPAVQALADKLTQGVTDPRQQAEILYNWVSTNIRYVAIYLGFGGVVPHDAGAILDAAYGDCKDHVTLLEALLAAKGIKSAPVLVNAYDSYWVPKAAMPVGVFNHAITYLPAFNLFVDSTAGLARFGTLPDSELGKPALVTDDGSGTARLVTLPVANPDSARVKVTTQLTIDRTGNVLGTSQIDNQGAFDLLSRQLFSSIRPGLETQIAARVLTMTGQDGTGGYTHGEVRDLTKPFNYETRFTLPDYALFPGPGAIQVPAGLGSFSNISSTFEQTSQDKREYAMPMAGRHVTETTTITLPDGVKIPVLPKPANIASQWGTYTSAYQVDGQTITVTRNLDITLPGGLIEPDQYPEFRKMGRAVKRDLRTQLVYY
- a CDS encoding Lrp/AsnC family transcriptional regulator, giving the protein MTSRNRPLDPQDLKIMRELQTNARVSNADLAERVGMSTTACWNRTRQLESDGYIRGYVALLDHQKLGLADIVLLEVTLDRHDDNALARFGAELAELPEVLEAYLVSGEYDYLVKVAVDGTAGYERFLREKLYKIAGIRHSRSMFTLRCMKSIPSVQV
- a CDS encoding ABC transporter substrate-binding protein, with translation MTARTRRTARTLAAFATAAMALASLPAHAQTPQLSDGVVKIGVLTDLSSVYASVAGQSAVEAVRMAAEDFMKANPGIKVEVVAADHQNKADIAATRAREWFDVQHVDMITDLASSGAAFAVIDIAKQKNKIVIATGPASSDITGAKCSPVSIHYVYDTYALGHATGDAMAKQGGDSWFFLAADYAFGQALVKDTSEAIKADGGKVIGTVRAPLNASDFSSYMLQAQSSGAKVIGLANAGGDFINAVKSANEFGVTRGGKQQLAGLLVFLSDIHALGLQTAQGLQFSTAFYWDRNDETRAWAKRIYARTKKMPTQIEAGDYSSTMHYLNAVKAAGTDDTAAVMKKMKELPINDFFAKNGRIREDGRMVHDMYLVQVKKPSESKYPWDYYTIKATIPADKAFRPLAESACPLVKPPAQ